From a region of the Halobacteriovorax sp. HLS genome:
- a CDS encoding YafY family protein yields MAKISKGRRQDILFEYLKNKDEDSAISISELCSRLRSEDIYVNERTVRRDVDELSLVHAMLSTEDRPERYYISQSLDFKHKLELNENTLQVLMIALNNLKHTSHEYFNEFATEAETAILSNIDQSLSDELRHAKTKYFFGFNSSGKPEDTNLYDFEMIMVAIREKRIFTCFNESPYKDKAYNERLRQFSPILFNLASGTAYLVVKDEEDKKIKTLRVSRLRNVNLTEKKATELNRNEELNLKSHVGGFGITKKPISIKITCDEIMAGYFKEKKIHQSQTLHELRNGNYILNFKCADSSEIIRFISSFGGHVLNITPKIVYDEVKAIWESGIRNIS; encoded by the coding sequence ATGGCGAAGATTTCAAAAGGTAGACGACAAGATATTCTTTTTGAGTATTTAAAGAATAAAGATGAAGACTCAGCTATATCTATTAGTGAACTATGCTCGCGCTTAAGGTCCGAAGATATTTATGTGAATGAAAGAACAGTTAGAAGAGATGTTGACGAACTCTCTCTTGTACATGCGATGCTCTCTACTGAGGATAGGCCTGAGAGATATTATATTTCGCAGAGTTTAGATTTTAAACATAAACTCGAATTAAATGAAAATACACTCCAAGTCCTAATGATTGCGCTAAACAATCTAAAGCATACATCTCATGAATACTTCAATGAATTTGCAACAGAAGCTGAAACTGCTATTCTATCTAATATAGATCAAAGTCTCTCTGATGAACTCAGACATGCTAAAACAAAGTACTTTTTTGGATTCAATTCATCAGGAAAACCAGAAGACACAAATTTATATGACTTCGAAATGATTATGGTAGCAATTAGGGAAAAAAGAATCTTTACCTGCTTTAATGAGTCTCCCTATAAAGATAAGGCTTACAATGAGAGACTAAGGCAATTCTCCCCCATACTTTTTAATCTAGCTTCTGGAACTGCTTACCTTGTAGTTAAAGATGAGGAGGATAAAAAAATAAAGACCCTGAGAGTTTCGAGATTAAGAAATGTGAATCTAACAGAGAAGAAAGCTACTGAACTCAATCGTAATGAAGAACTAAATTTAAAGTCTCACGTTGGAGGCTTTGGAATTACAAAGAAACCTATCTCAATAAAAATTACATGCGACGAGATAATGGCAGGATATTTTAAAGAAAAAAAGATACACCAAAGTCAAACATTACATGAACTTAGAAATGGAAATTATATTCTGAACTTCAAATGCGCTGACAGTTCCGAGATAATTCGTTTTATATCTTCATTTGGAGGCCATGTTCTTAATATTACTCCTAAAATAGTTTATGATGAGGTTAAAGCTATATGGGAGTCTGGAATTAGGAATATTTCTTAA
- a CDS encoding type IV toxin-antitoxin system AbiEi family antitoxin domain-containing protein — protein MSKINQMLIEWVKGDLHSLKWMKKRGVPQNLAYLYYKKGSLDKIGPGIYKRKGESASWMGAVRLLQEELGKALHVSGRTALELKGASHYTPMGKTAKIYLASYEKAKLPKWLLENDFGCEFSYRSSKLFTRELELSEFTSPLGYNLKISSRELAVLELIDLLDLKDSFETAENYLNGLSGLRADKLQILLENCTSIKVKRVFLYLSEKIGHNYFHKLDTSKIELGKGKRQIVKTNSQLDKKYKITVPRDYGENPF, from the coding sequence GTGTCTAAAATAAACCAAATGCTAATAGAGTGGGTAAAGGGTGATCTTCATTCACTTAAGTGGATGAAGAAGCGAGGTGTTCCTCAGAACTTGGCCTACCTTTATTATAAAAAAGGGTCTTTGGATAAAATAGGCCCTGGTATCTACAAAAGAAAAGGGGAGAGCGCTAGTTGGATGGGAGCAGTTCGACTTTTACAAGAAGAGCTGGGCAAAGCTTTACATGTTTCAGGTAGGACGGCTTTAGAGTTGAAGGGAGCTTCTCATTATACTCCAATGGGAAAAACTGCGAAAATATATTTGGCATCCTATGAGAAAGCGAAGCTACCAAAATGGCTATTAGAGAATGATTTTGGTTGTGAGTTTTCCTACCGAAGCTCGAAATTATTCACTAGAGAACTTGAGCTTTCTGAGTTCACTTCCCCATTAGGTTATAACCTAAAAATCTCAAGTAGAGAGTTGGCAGTTTTGGAGTTGATAGATCTATTGGATTTAAAGGACTCTTTTGAAACAGCAGAAAACTATTTAAATGGCTTATCAGGATTAAGGGCTGATAAGTTGCAAATACTTCTAGAAAATTGTACTTCGATAAAGGTGAAGAGGGTCTTTTTATATTTATCCGAAAAAATAGGACATAATTATTTTCATAAATTAGACACTTCAAAAATAGAATTAGGAAAAGGTAAAAGGCAAATTGTAAAAACAAACTCTCAATTAGATAAAAAATATAAAATTACTGTACCAAGAGATTATGGGGAGAATCCATTTTGA
- a CDS encoding nucleotidyl transferase AbiEii/AbiGii toxin family protein, translating to MKETYKKQVQLLLMVLETTLSDERFALKGGTAINLFHRNFPRYSVDIDLTYLPLEDRGTTFANMHEILRDIEKKFKEEFGLDVTSSKPLDGKSETKLFVSNADVQIKIEPNFILRGSLFPAKQTKLCEKASNEFEMEISVNCLSTEDVYGGKICAALDRQHPRDLFDVKYLFENEGITEEVKDSFIFYLISHNRPINELLNPNLKDISASYESEFKSMAEVEVELAELIKVRKLLISKVRESLNENDIAFIKSFVSNKPDWSLVNDSNVQNYPSVKWKLLNQGKMDKKKQEKYIEDIASLFDTNSEVK from the coding sequence TTGAAAGAAACTTATAAAAAACAAGTTCAACTTCTTCTGATGGTTTTAGAAACTACTTTAAGCGATGAAAGATTTGCTCTTAAAGGAGGAACAGCAATTAATCTCTTTCATCGAAACTTTCCACGTTATTCAGTCGATATTGATTTAACTTATCTTCCTTTGGAGGATAGAGGTACAACTTTTGCTAATATGCACGAGATACTTAGAGATATTGAGAAGAAATTCAAGGAGGAATTTGGGCTTGATGTTACTAGCTCAAAGCCTCTTGATGGAAAATCAGAGACAAAATTATTTGTTTCAAATGCAGATGTTCAAATAAAAATAGAACCTAATTTTATTTTAAGAGGGAGCTTGTTTCCTGCAAAACAAACAAAATTATGTGAAAAAGCGAGTAACGAATTTGAAATGGAGATAAGTGTTAATTGTCTTAGCACTGAGGATGTTTACGGTGGGAAAATCTGCGCTGCCCTTGATCGTCAACATCCAAGAGATTTGTTTGACGTCAAGTACTTGTTTGAAAATGAAGGAATAACTGAAGAGGTAAAGGACTCATTTATTTTTTATCTTATTTCACATAATCGGCCGATCAATGAACTACTTAATCCAAATTTAAAAGATATTAGTGCAAGTTATGAGTCAGAGTTTAAAAGTATGGCCGAAGTAGAGGTTGAGTTAGCAGAGTTGATCAAAGTGAGAAAATTACTTATTTCAAAGGTTAGAGAGTCTCTTAATGAAAATGATATTGCGTTTATAAAAAGTTTTGTCTCGAATAAGCCGGACTGGAGTCTAGTAAATGATAGTAACGTTCAGAACTATCCGTCTGTGAAGTGGAAGCTATTAAATCAAGGGAAAATGGATAAAAAGAAACAAGAGAAATATATCGAAGACATAGCAAGCCTGTTTGATACAAACTCAGAGGTAAAATAG
- a CDS encoding helix-turn-helix domain-containing protein, which produces MTENENFKKKFEERKRIFEIEYQLAHIMEQYGISQKELAERLEIDKSVVSKDMAGALKKAGMKKLQAIAEALDCDFVPLFIPKEDKKMHKQLEGILAGQVEKRA; this is translated from the coding sequence ATGACTGAAAACGAAAACTTCAAAAAGAAGTTTGAGGAACGTAAGCGTATTTTTGAGATTGAATATCAACTAGCTCACATTATGGAGCAATATGGGATCTCCCAAAAAGAACTAGCTGAAAGGTTAGAAATCGATAAGAGTGTTGTCAGTAAAGATATGGCCGGAGCACTCAAAAAAGCCGGAATGAAAAAACTTCAAGCTATAGCTGAGGCCCTAGATTGTGATTTTGTTCCATTGTTTATTCCTAAAGAGGATAAGAAGATGCATAAGCAATTAGAGGGTATACTCGCCGGGCAAGTTGAGAAGAGAGCATAA
- a CDS encoding DUF6361 family protein, whose amino-acid sequence MSVIPKSSVSWITLTPEDVQQAREVIRNLGGDSTVDSIGLGLPFEVISDIFFPGTSTLHTRIRYQIFVSGILYKMIIDSTSKSKKIKDPKYLLDKYELQLQDILLKNDPDGGVIGKKSRENLKYWPSIIYWGGINTLKFFNESGVSKEDLYKEILGQGNNTVINDDGEVEGDVKSVFNFDHQFANIVLNLFDDDTFKENTNFELTKEEALFYLSKFKNVSVGEDTLMNEWINSSYKKIRVYSDFNQIEPTGNKKVDTLLEQAKNYSKFSMGINHAYRWALCKEVARRYHDPELKDEWTQHQLNNQKYFENWLERNEELKQWSITQLKFAVKAYDIDDKVDGKLIDMFDTFKDLWNSGIDSQKFLESFEKTVREQEKHRRGNRSHFIDPTMSIPKLTQGQESDYLFDFRFSQGFRNARDILKALEKKGV is encoded by the coding sequence ATGAGTGTGATACCTAAATCGAGTGTTAGCTGGATAACATTAACCCCTGAAGATGTTCAGCAGGCCAGAGAGGTTATTAGAAATTTAGGAGGAGATTCTACTGTTGACTCTATCGGACTAGGCCTTCCTTTTGAGGTTATATCAGATATCTTTTTCCCCGGAACTTCAACACTGCACACAAGAATTAGATATCAAATTTTTGTTTCAGGTATCTTGTATAAGATGATTATAGATTCCACATCTAAATCCAAAAAGATAAAAGATCCGAAATATTTACTAGATAAGTATGAACTTCAATTGCAGGATATTTTATTAAAAAATGATCCTGATGGTGGAGTTATTGGTAAAAAATCTCGAGAAAACTTAAAGTATTGGCCAAGTATAATCTACTGGGGTGGTATAAATACACTAAAGTTTTTCAATGAGTCTGGTGTAAGTAAAGAAGATTTATATAAAGAAATCTTAGGCCAAGGTAATAATACTGTTATTAATGATGATGGGGAAGTTGAAGGGGATGTTAAATCTGTTTTTAATTTTGATCATCAATTTGCAAATATTGTTCTTAATTTATTTGACGATGATACATTTAAAGAAAATACCAACTTTGAATTAACTAAAGAAGAGGCTTTGTTTTACTTAAGCAAATTCAAAAATGTATCGGTTGGTGAGGACACACTAATGAATGAGTGGATTAACTCTTCATACAAAAAAATAAGAGTATATAGTGATTTTAATCAAATAGAACCTACCGGAAATAAAAAAGTAGACACCTTATTAGAACAAGCAAAAAACTATTCAAAGTTCAGTATGGGGATTAACCATGCATATCGATGGGCTTTATGTAAGGAAGTGGCTAGAAGGTATCATGATCCAGAGCTTAAGGATGAGTGGACTCAACATCAATTAAATAATCAAAAATATTTTGAAAATTGGCTAGAAAGAAATGAAGAATTAAAACAATGGTCAATTACTCAATTGAAGTTTGCTGTCAAAGCTTATGATATCGATGACAAAGTTGATGGGAAGCTAATTGATATGTTTGATACATTCAAAGATTTATGGAACTCAGGCATTGATTCACAGAAGTTTTTGGAAAGTTTTGAAAAAACAGTTAGAGAACAAGAAAAGCATAGAAGGGGAAATAGAAGTCATTTTATAGACCCTACTATGAGTATTCCTAAACTGACACAGGGACAAGAGTCTGATTACCTATTTGACTTTCGTTTTTCCCAAGGCTTTAGGAATGCAAGAGATATTTTAAAAGCATTGGAGAAGAAAGGTGTTTAG